In a genomic window of Aeromicrobium panaciterrae:
- a CDS encoding DMT family transporter, producing the protein MRPRLAAAALLSVTAMWGSTFFLIKDLLDRVPAADFLAIRFAIAFFALVLIAPKAIGRLTPDILRKSIYAGGIYGVAQIMQTTGLGHTDASISGFITGLYVVATPVLASLAFGIRISRTVWIAVAMATAGLAILSLRGFAVGFGEAITLVSAILYAVHIVVLSRWSTSKDAFAMATVQMGVISAICFVVAAPGGITLPHTSGDWIAVVYMALAAGALAMLAQTWAQSQLDAARAALLMTMEPVFAAGFAVLFGSETLGWRVAIGGTIVLVAMILAESSGRTKPVHQVL; encoded by the coding sequence ATGCGACCTCGTCTTGCCGCGGCAGCTTTGCTGTCGGTCACTGCCATGTGGGGATCGACGTTCTTCCTGATCAAGGACCTGCTGGATCGCGTACCAGCCGCTGACTTCCTCGCCATCCGGTTCGCGATCGCATTCTTCGCTCTGGTGCTCATCGCACCCAAGGCCATTGGTCGCCTAACGCCCGACATTCTGCGCAAGAGCATCTACGCCGGCGGCATCTACGGCGTCGCTCAGATCATGCAGACCACCGGGCTCGGTCATACAGACGCCAGCATCTCGGGGTTCATCACCGGCTTGTACGTCGTGGCCACACCGGTGCTCGCCTCCTTGGCGTTCGGCATACGCATCAGTCGCACGGTGTGGATTGCCGTCGCGATGGCGACCGCGGGTCTGGCGATCTTGTCCCTGCGAGGGTTCGCGGTCGGCTTCGGCGAGGCCATCACCTTGGTCAGCGCAATCCTGTACGCCGTGCACATCGTCGTGCTGTCGAGGTGGTCGACGTCGAAAGATGCGTTCGCGATGGCGACCGTCCAGATGGGCGTCATCTCCGCGATCTGCTTCGTCGTGGCAGCTCCCGGAGGGATCACGCTCCCCCACACGTCGGGCGACTGGATCGCCGTCGTCTACATGGCCCTGGCCGCTGGGGCACTCGCGATGCTCGCGCAGACCTGGGCCCAGAGTCAGCTCGACGCCGCGCGTGCAGCGCTGCTCATGACGATGGAGCCAGTGTTCGCGGCTGGATTCGCGGTGTTGTTCGGCAGCGAGACGCTGGGGTGGCGCGTCGCGATCGGCGGCACGATCGTGCTCGTCGCGATGATCCTCGCCGAGTCTTCAGGGCGTACGAAACCCGTGCACCAAGTGCTCTGA